A window of Paenibacillus sp. 19GGS1-52 contains these coding sequences:
- a CDS encoding response regulator → MEKKKVLIVDDQNGIRILLMEVFNSEGYTTFQAANGKLALDIVRNESPDLVLLDMKIPGMDGLEILKHLKELNPAIKVIMMTAYGELDMIKEATKLGALMHFTKPFDIDEMRVAVNMHLYNNSVDQCS, encoded by the coding sequence ATGGAGAAAAAGAAAGTGTTGATTGTTGACGATCAGAACGGGATCCGGATTCTTCTCATGGAAGTATTTAACAGCGAGGGATATACCACATTTCAAGCGGCTAACGGTAAATTGGCATTAGATATTGTCCGCAATGAATCCCCTGACTTGGTCCTGCTCGATATGAAAATCCCTGGAATGGACGGTCTGGAGATTCTTAAGCACCTGAAGGAACTTAATCCAGCTATTAAAGTCATTATGATGACTGCCTATGGGGAATTGGACATGATTAAGGAAGCGACGAAGCTAGGAGCGTTAATGCATTTTACGAAGCCATTCGACATTGATGAAATGCGGGTTGCAGTCAATATGCATCTATATAATAACTCTGTCGATCAATGCAGCTAG
- a CDS encoding CTP synthase has product MTKYIFVTGGVVSSLGKGITAASLGRLLKNRGLKVTIQKFDPYLNVDPGTMSPYQHGEVFVTDDGAETDLDLGHYERFIDINLSKNNNVTTGKIYSSVISKERRGEYLGGTVQVIPHITNEIKERVFRAGRETSSDVVITEIGGTVGDIESLPFLEAIRQIKSDIGRENVMYIHVTLIPYIKAAGEVKTKPTQHSVKELRSIGIQPNVIVCRTEHPLSADMKAKIALFCDIDANAVVECRDASTLYEVPLNLRDEGLDEIVVNHLKLTTPPPDMREWESMLERIQKLEHTVEIAIVGKYVALHDAYLSVVESLSHAGFAANAEVKLRWVHAEDVTDENVDELLSGAHGILVPGGFGDRGIEGKISAIRYAREKAIPFFGICLGMQVSVIEYGRSVLKLAGANSSEIDPTTAFPLIDLLPEQKDIEDMGGTMRLGLYPCKLLPDSLAMSCYDDELVYERHRHRYEFNNAFRDEMEKAGLVFSGTSPDGRLVEIVELPGHPWFLSVQFHPEFTSRPNRPQPLFREFVKASLTHSQQQ; this is encoded by the coding sequence GTGACAAAGTATATTTTTGTAACGGGTGGCGTTGTGTCTTCCCTTGGCAAAGGCATTACCGCCGCTTCGCTGGGCAGGCTGCTCAAGAACCGAGGTCTAAAGGTGACGATTCAGAAATTTGATCCGTATCTTAATGTAGACCCTGGAACGATGAGTCCTTATCAGCACGGCGAAGTATTCGTTACCGATGACGGTGCGGAGACTGACCTTGATCTTGGACATTATGAACGGTTTATTGACATCAACCTGTCCAAGAATAACAACGTGACGACAGGCAAGATTTACTCATCAGTAATTAGTAAGGAACGGCGTGGAGAATATTTAGGCGGAACCGTTCAGGTTATCCCACACATTACGAACGAGATCAAGGAGCGTGTATTTCGCGCAGGCCGCGAGACCAGCTCGGATGTGGTTATCACTGAAATTGGCGGAACCGTCGGCGATATTGAGAGCCTTCCGTTTCTGGAAGCGATCCGTCAAATCAAAAGTGATATCGGACGGGAAAATGTAATGTACATCCATGTAACCTTGATTCCTTATATCAAGGCTGCGGGAGAGGTTAAGACGAAGCCAACGCAGCATAGTGTCAAAGAACTGCGCAGTATTGGTATTCAGCCGAATGTTATTGTATGTCGTACAGAGCACCCGCTCTCTGCAGATATGAAAGCGAAGATCGCTTTGTTCTGCGATATTGATGCTAATGCAGTTGTGGAATGCCGTGATGCCTCAACATTGTACGAAGTTCCGCTTAATCTACGTGATGAAGGACTGGACGAAATTGTTGTTAATCATCTGAAGCTTACTACACCTCCACCGGATATGCGGGAATGGGAAAGTATGCTGGAGCGGATTCAAAAGCTGGAGCACACAGTGGAAATCGCTATTGTTGGTAAATATGTAGCTCTGCATGATGCCTATTTGAGTGTAGTGGAATCACTTTCACATGCTGGCTTCGCAGCCAATGCAGAGGTTAAGCTTCGCTGGGTACATGCTGAGGATGTTACCGATGAGAATGTGGACGAACTCCTGAGCGGTGCCCATGGAATTTTGGTTCCTGGTGGTTTTGGAGATCGGGGAATTGAAGGTAAAATTTCCGCCATTCGTTATGCCCGTGAGAAAGCCATTCCATTTTTCGGAATTTGCTTAGGTATGCAGGTTTCTGTGATTGAATACGGTCGTTCCGTTCTAAAGCTGGCAGGGGCAAACAGCTCGGAGATTGATCCGACTACTGCGTTCCCACTAATCGATCTGCTGCCTGAACAGAAGGATATTGAAGACATGGGCGGCACAATGCGTCTTGGACTGTATCCATGCAAGTTGCTTCCTGATTCGTTGGCAATGTCTTGTTATGATGACGAACTGGTCTATGAACGCCATCGTCACCGTTATGAGTTCAATAATGCCTTCCGTGATGAAATGGAAAAAGCAGGTCTTGTTTTTTCCGGGACTTCTCCTGATGGTCGTTTGGTTGAAATTGTTGAGCTTCCGGGCCATCCTTGGTTCCTTTCGGTGCAATTCCATCCAGAATTCACATCCCGTCCGAATCGTCCGCAGCCATTATTCCGTGAATTTGTCAAAGCTTCTCTGACTCATTCCCAGCAACAGTAA
- the fba gene encoding class II fructose-1,6-bisphosphate aldolase: MPLVSMKDMLHKALEGKYAVGQFNINNLEWTQAILGAAEEEKSPVILGVSEGAARHMGGFYTVVKMVEGLIHDMKITVPVAIHLDHGSSFDKCKDAIDAGFTSVMIDGSHHPIDENIAMTKKVVDYAHAKGVSVEAEVGTVGGQEDDVIGGIMYADLNDCVRIVKETGIDTLAPALGSVHGPYLGEPNLGFKEMEEICNATNLPLVLHGGTGIPTSDIKKSISLGTSKINVNTENQIVFAKTVREVLAAKPNAYDPRVFIAPGREAIKQTVIGKIREFGSTNQA, from the coding sequence ATGCCATTAGTATCTATGAAAGACATGTTACACAAAGCACTTGAAGGAAAATATGCAGTTGGTCAATTTAACATCAACAACCTGGAGTGGACACAAGCGATTCTTGGTGCCGCAGAAGAAGAGAAGTCACCAGTTATCCTTGGCGTATCCGAAGGAGCAGCTCGTCATATGGGCGGCTTTTACACTGTTGTTAAGATGGTAGAAGGTCTTATTCACGACATGAAAATTACCGTTCCTGTAGCCATTCACCTTGACCATGGTTCAAGCTTTGATAAATGTAAGGACGCAATTGATGCTGGCTTTACATCCGTAATGATCGATGGTTCCCATCACCCAATTGATGAGAACATCGCAATGACGAAGAAAGTCGTTGATTACGCTCACGCTAAAGGTGTTTCTGTTGAAGCGGAAGTTGGAACTGTTGGTGGACAAGAAGATGACGTTATCGGCGGCATCATGTATGCTGATCTGAATGACTGTGTCAGAATCGTTAAAGAAACCGGCATTGATACTTTGGCTCCAGCACTAGGTTCTGTACACGGACCATACCTTGGCGAACCTAACCTCGGATTCAAAGAAATGGAAGAAATCTGCAACGCGACGAATCTTCCACTTGTACTTCACGGTGGAACAGGTATCCCTACCAGTGACATCAAGAAATCAATTTCGCTAGGTACTTCCAAAATCAACGTGAATACAGAGAACCAAATCGTATTTGCTAAGACTGTTCGTGAAGTGCTTGCTGCAAAACCTAACGCTTATGACCCACGTGTATTTATTGCACCAGGCCGCGAAGCTATCAAACAAACCGTTATCGGCAAAATTCGCGAATTCGGTTCTACAAACCAAGCGTAA
- the rpoE gene encoding DNA-directed RNA polymerase subunit delta, producing the protein MSAPLNLKLDPEKVKEMPMVDLAFLVLKSANTPFYYRDLMVEVAKLRGMTDQQSNDTIAQLYTEINIDGRFACVGTNLWGLKRWYPLERSDDPVGNTKRVRIINDEDDDLEDDDFTEEEESYTADEEDFDAIDDDRDDLYSDDDSEEEVDEDVVIDDEDIEETDEDDSEDGTDEDADEEENA; encoded by the coding sequence ATGAGTGCGCCACTCAATTTAAAGTTGGATCCTGAGAAAGTTAAAGAAATGCCGATGGTAGACTTAGCCTTTTTAGTGCTTAAGTCGGCTAATACACCGTTTTATTACCGTGATTTGATGGTCGAGGTGGCCAAGCTGCGCGGTATGACCGACCAACAAAGCAACGATACTATTGCCCAGTTATATACCGAGATTAACATTGATGGGCGTTTTGCCTGCGTCGGAACCAACCTATGGGGACTGAAACGCTGGTATCCTCTGGAACGTTCGGATGATCCGGTTGGTAACACCAAACGTGTCCGCATTATCAACGATGAAGATGACGATTTGGAAGATGATGATTTCACTGAAGAAGAAGAGAGCTATACTGCTGACGAAGAGGATTTTGACGCCATCGACGATGATCGCGACGACCTCTATTCTGACGACGATAGCGAAGAAGAAGTTGACGAAGATGTCGTTATTGATGACGAGGACATTGAGGAAACTGACGAAGACGATTCAGAGGACGGCACCGATGAGGATGCTGACGAAGAAGAGAACGCTTAA